One Ardenticatenales bacterium genomic region harbors:
- a CDS encoding DUF11 domain-containing protein → MSVKRWKTHLVIAALLIGFVGLAMPPRQRSAAAGDCSPTIVVTGAADSGAGTLRQALLDICPQGLITFDFPAPTTILLTSAPLVVNVSVTIDAAGAPGVTLSGGNSRRVLGVSSGVVVGLRGLTIRDGLAGYGGGILNAGILTLEAVTLTQNYASHNSPTNTRGGGIYNQGGRLMLHNSHISGNVAVKTTDDPPDEYGGHGGGIYNDNGTVTLFASEIAGNIAESGVGGGIYNDSGIVSILRGSIDGNQAEYEGGGVYNVGNLRIASSTVAHNIGLIYGGGVSQTAGSIIVANSTFSGNKGNVGASGDYGAGLYLHAGAANLNNVTFTHNEGVSGGGGIFNENGALTMRNSIVAGNSASVGADCYGSFTNNGYNLTGQNTGCPAPGETDIMVPVNVVFTTVLSDTLADNGGPTRTHALRPYSPAVNAGNSATCAAADQRGVSRPQSYGCDMGATETESAVDLWVEYAPLEPFLPANTPFTYDILLHNDGPQAATDVIITDTLAAPLTLLSATVDGGVCGNAGIIITCTLPTLPANSAAHVLIDVQPPAHPAQVHNEVVVFAANPEAYLWDNAGSLDNAICPCTDLSLNVTDAPATPYLGDILTFTVSVVNTSTEIATNVYVTNTIPAVSTLITYTTSQGACSYVGTGVACFWGALLPGSSAQLDVAVLPGQTGQMLNTAAVDSYEIDYTPPDNALTNAARVRPAADLVVHERANPGLAVQGSPFTYTVLLSNEGPNNSRFITMTTLLPPTFSFAPALNAEARLNLHLDDPSGAMTFRDSSSYGDDLTCVTQASCPYAGNEGRYGTALNFYGDDYMVGPTGEGLNPGAELTLSLWVKTSSASADRKFLGKGQQGYGYVLGHYQNKLYGQVWDSVGTLYSFQAGNLPANTWLHVALTWKTGGDLVGYINGNEVARVPVGNYPIASTPFAFTVGRAPWSGNTFVGGMDEIMLFRRALSGNEIEALADGVYVSDCRDDDQSGSVVCHLNALAPGQIVASNLHIIPGQLGLFTYTTGATQRTYDRDLTDNATTVRTLVADEADIDLIMDLTYHMIDGSGGTNRVWLLLDGTFVDNDAETGTWETQPDPGRMILQYAPGYKCDAFSTGTFILPGPYLQGVRTCQDGSGIFGLWHGDFITAFQ, encoded by the coding sequence ATGTCCGTTAAACGATGGAAAACGCATTTGGTGATAGCGGCTCTGCTGATTGGCTTCGTGGGCCTGGCCATGCCGCCCCGGCAGCGGTCCGCCGCCGCCGGGGATTGCAGCCCGACCATTGTCGTCACCGGCGCGGCGGACAGTGGTGCGGGGACGCTGCGGCAGGCGCTGTTGGACATCTGCCCACAGGGGTTGATCACGTTCGATTTCCCTGCGCCCACGACCATTCTGCTCACCTCCGCGCCGCTGGTGGTGAATGTGTCCGTGACGATTGACGCTGCCGGCGCGCCGGGCGTCACCCTGAGCGGCGGCAACAGCCGGCGCGTGCTGGGCGTGAGCAGCGGCGTGGTCGTCGGCTTGCGCGGCCTGACGATTCGGGATGGGTTGGCGGGGTATGGGGGGGGAATTCTTAATGCCGGCATTCTCACCCTGGAAGCCGTCACCCTCACCCAAAACTACGCCAGCCACAACAGCCCCACCAACACCCGCGGCGGCGGCATCTACAACCAGGGCGGCAGGCTCATGCTGCACAACAGCCACATCAGCGGCAACGTAGCCGTGAAAACGACCGACGACCCGCCGGACGAATACGGCGGGCACGGCGGCGGCATCTACAACGACAATGGAACCGTGACCTTGTTTGCCAGCGAAATTGCCGGCAACATCGCCGAGTCCGGCGTCGGCGGCGGCATCTACAACGATTCCGGCATCGTCTCCATTTTGCGCGGCAGCATTGACGGCAACCAGGCGGAATACGAGGGCGGCGGCGTCTACAACGTAGGCAACCTGCGCATCGCCAGCAGCACCGTCGCCCACAACATCGGTCTGATATACGGCGGCGGTGTCTCGCAAACTGCCGGCAGCATCATCGTCGCCAACAGCACCTTCTCCGGCAATAAGGGCAACGTCGGTGCCAGCGGTGACTACGGCGCGGGACTCTACTTGCACGCGGGCGCGGCCAACCTGAACAACGTCACGTTCACGCACAACGAGGGCGTGAGCGGCGGCGGCGGCATCTTCAACGAAAATGGGGCGCTGACGATGCGGAATAGCATTGTTGCCGGCAATTCCGCCTCCGTCGGCGCCGACTGCTATGGTTCTTTCACCAACAACGGCTACAATCTCACCGGCCAGAACACCGGCTGCCCCGCGCCGGGAGAAACGGACATCATGGTTCCGGTCAACGTCGTTTTCACCACCGTTCTCTCGGATACACTGGCGGACAACGGCGGCCCCACGCGCACGCACGCGCTGCGGCCTTATAGTCCGGCGGTGAATGCCGGCAACAGCGCCACCTGCGCCGCCGCCGACCAGCGCGGTGTCTCCCGCCCGCAAAGCTACGGCTGCGACATGGGCGCGACGGAGACGGAGAGCGCGGTGGATTTGTGGGTAGAATATGCGCCGTTGGAACCATTCTTGCCCGCCAATACGCCCTTCACATATGACATCCTCCTGCACAACGATGGTCCCCAGGCAGCCACGGACGTGATCATCACGGATACGCTGGCCGCGCCGCTGACGCTGCTCTCGGCGACGGTGGATGGGGGGGTGTGCGGAAATGCCGGCATCATCATCACCTGCACCCTGCCCACCCTGCCCGCCAACAGCGCCGCCCACGTGCTAATCGACGTGCAGCCGCCCGCACACCCGGCCCAGGTCCACAACGAGGTCGTTGTCTTTGCCGCCAATCCGGAAGCGTATCTGTGGGATAATGCCGGCAGCCTGGACAACGCCATCTGCCCCTGCACCGACCTCAGCCTCAACGTCACCGATGCCCCCGCCACGCCCTACCTGGGCGACATCCTCACCTTCACCGTCTCCGTCGTCAACACCAGCACCGAAATCGCCACCAACGTCTACGTCACCAACACCATCCCCGCCGTCAGCACGCTGATCACCTACACCACCAGCCAGGGCGCGTGCAGCTACGTGGGCACAGGCGTCGCCTGCTTCTGGGGCGCGCTCCTCCCCGGCAGTTCGGCGCAGCTTGATGTGGCCGTTCTCCCCGGTCAAACGGGGCAAATGCTGAACACCGCCGCCGTGGACAGCTACGAAATCGATTACACGCCGCCTGATAACGCCCTCACCAACGCCGCCCGCGTCAGGCCCGCCGCCGACCTCGTGGTGCATGAACGGGCCAACCCTGGGCTGGCGGTGCAAGGCAGCCCCTTCACCTACACGGTGCTGCTCTCCAACGAGGGACCGAACAACAGCCGGTTCATCACCATGACCACGCTGCTGCCGCCCACGTTCAGCTTCGCCCCCGCGCTGAACGCGGAAGCGCGCCTCAATTTGCACCTGGACGATCCGTCGGGCGCGATGACGTTCCGCGATAGCTCCAGCTATGGCGACGACCTCACCTGCGTCACGCAAGCATCCTGCCCTTATGCCGGCAACGAAGGACGATATGGCACAGCACTCAACTTTTATGGCGACGATTACATGGTCGGTCCTACCGGCGAAGGGCTGAATCCGGGCGCGGAGCTAACGCTGTCGCTTTGGGTCAAAACCTCTTCCGCCAGCGCGGACCGCAAATTCCTGGGCAAGGGACAGCAAGGCTATGGCTATGTGCTAGGGCATTACCAGAACAAGTTGTACGGGCAGGTGTGGGACTCGGTGGGCACATTATACAGTTTTCAGGCGGGTAATTTGCCGGCAAACACCTGGCTACACGTCGCCCTCACCTGGAAGACGGGCGGGGACCTGGTGGGTTACATCAACGGGAACGAGGTGGCGCGCGTGCCCGTAGGCAACTATCCCATCGCCAGCACCCCCTTCGCCTTCACCGTCGGGCGCGCGCCCTGGTCCGGCAACACCTTCGTAGGCGGCATGGACGAAATCATGCTCTTCCGCCGCGCCCTCTCCGGCAACGAGATCGAGGCACTGGCCGATGGCGTCTACGTCAGCGACTGCCGCGACGACGACCAGAGCGGCAGCGTCGTCTGCCACCTCAACGCCCTCGCCCCCGGCCAGATCGTCGCCAGCAACCTGCACATCATCCCCGGCCAGTTGGGTCTCTTCACCTACACCACCGGCGCCACGCAACGCACCTACGACCGCGACCTGACGGACAACGCCACCACCGTGCGCACGCTGGTGGCCGACGAAGCGGATATTGACCTGATCATGGACCTCACCTACCACATGATAGACGGCAGCGGCGGCACCAATCGCGTCTGGCTGCTCCTCGATGGCACATTCGTGGACAACGACGCGGAAACGGGAACCTGGGAGACACAACCCGATCCCGGCCGCATGATCCTACAATACGCCCCCGGCTACAAGTGCGACGCCTTCTCCACCGGAACCTTCATCCTCCCCGGCCCCTACTTACAGGGCGTGCGCACCTGCCAGGACGGCTCCGGCATTTTTGGCCTCTGGCACGGCGACTTCATCACCGCTTTCCAGTAG
- a CDS encoding type II toxin-antitoxin system Phd/YefM family antitoxin, translating to MTTTYSIAEARNQFAALIRNAEENNQPVQVTRRGQPVAVILSTEEYTRLLAHQPERNFWAACREWRQKWNVSELDMDPDEIWGNVREQTSAPDEDPWP from the coding sequence ATGACGACAACTTACTCTATTGCGGAAGCCCGCAATCAGTTTGCGGCGCTGATCCGAAACGCAGAGGAAAACAACCAACCCGTTCAGGTGACGCGGCGTGGTCAGCCGGTGGCTGTCATTCTTTCTACGGAAGAATATACCCGATTGCTGGCTCATCAACCGGAACGCAATTTCTGGGCTGCCTGCCGGGAATGGCGACAGAAATGGAATGTTTCGGAACTGGACATGGATCCAGATGAAATCTGGGGGAATGTTCGCGAACAAACATCAGCGCCGGACGAAGATCCATGGCCATAA
- a CDS encoding ABC-F family ATP-binding cassette domain-containing protein has translation MLTAHHISKSYGINPILHNITFTVNAGDRVGLIGPNGCGKTTLLRILAGAERSDGGHITTVPASLRMGYLAQGFEPEPGLTVGQIIARAAGDQAQLAAEVTRLATALTQNPAHADWQQAYDLALERLSRHDPGRAPALLAAMGLGDVRGEMPASNLSGGQKTRLALVLVLLGDPELLLLDEPTNHLDIEMLEWLESWLADFPGGALIVSHDRTFLDRTTTRILDLDPDTHALREYVGNYSDYLAQFEQEQESQWAQWRDQAYEIRRMKQDIARTMEQARSVERSTTPRQPNVRRLAKKVAQKAKSREKKLERYLESDERVEKPARHWQVKLEFEGHAHLGRDVLTLENVAVGYDRPLLTGLNRQIRAGQRVVLTGANGAGKTTLLRTIAGEIPPLAGQVQLGGSVRLGYMTQEQEMLNPMLTPLQMLWQVAAMSETDARSYLHFYLFTGDDALLPIVRLSYGERARLMLACLIAQGCNFLLLDEPINHLDIPSRTLFEQALAQFEGTVLAVVHDRYFIDRFATDVWRVSRATPETA, from the coding sequence ATGCTAACGGCGCACCACATCAGCAAGTCATACGGCATCAACCCCATTTTGCATAACATCACATTTACGGTCAACGCGGGCGACCGCGTGGGTCTCATCGGCCCCAATGGCTGTGGCAAAACGACGCTGCTGCGCATCCTGGCAGGCGCGGAGCGATCCGATGGCGGCCACATCACGACCGTTCCCGCGTCGCTGCGCATGGGCTACCTGGCGCAGGGCTTTGAACCGGAACCCGGCCTGACTGTTGGTCAGATTATCGCGCGGGCGGCGGGGGACCAGGCGCAGCTCGCAGCGGAGGTGACGCGGCTGGCCACGGCGCTGACACAAAACCCGGCCCACGCCGACTGGCAGCAGGCGTATGATCTGGCTTTGGAGCGGCTGAGTCGCCACGATCCGGGGCGTGCGCCCGCGCTGTTGGCGGCTATGGGATTGGGGGATGTGCGGGGGGAAATGCCGGCATCCAATCTCTCCGGCGGCCAAAAAACACGTCTCGCGCTCGTCCTCGTTCTCCTCGGCGACCCGGAACTGCTGCTGTTGGACGAACCGACCAATCACCTGGACATCGAAATGCTGGAGTGGCTGGAATCCTGGCTGGCCGATTTCCCCGGCGGCGCGCTGATCGTCTCCCATGACCGCACATTTCTGGACCGCACCACCACGCGCATCCTCGACCTCGACCCGGATACACACGCCCTGCGCGAATACGTTGGCAACTACAGCGACTACCTGGCGCAGTTTGAGCAAGAGCAAGAGAGTCAGTGGGCGCAGTGGCGGGATCAGGCATATGAGATCCGGCGCATGAAACAGGACATCGCGCGCACGATGGAACAGGCGCGCTCCGTAGAGCGGTCCACCACGCCGCGCCAGCCCAACGTGCGCCGGCTGGCGAAAAAGGTCGCCCAAAAAGCCAAGTCGCGGGAAAAGAAACTGGAGCGGTATCTGGAATCAGATGAACGGGTGGAAAAGCCGGCCCGCCACTGGCAGGTTAAGCTGGAATTCGAGGGGCACGCGCATCTGGGGCGGGACGTGCTGACTCTGGAGAATGTGGCGGTGGGGTATGATAGGCCGCTGCTCACCGGGCTGAACCGGCAGATACGGGCGGGGCAGCGGGTGGTTCTGACGGGGGCGAATGGTGCCGGCAAAACCACGCTACTGCGTACAATCGCCGGGGAAATACCGCCGTTGGCCGGGCAGGTGCAACTGGGCGGCAGCGTCCGCCTCGGCTACATGACCCAGGAGCAGGAGATGCTAAACCCAATGCTCACCCCGCTGCAAATGCTGTGGCAAGTGGCGGCCATGAGCGAAACGGATGCCCGTTCCTATCTCCATTTCTACCTGTTCACGGGGGATGACGCGCTCCTTCCCATTGTGCGATTGAGTTACGGCGAACGCGCCCGCCTGATGCTGGCCTGCCTCATCGCCCAGGGGTGCAACTTCCTCCTCCTGGACGAACCTATCAACCACCTGGACATTCCCTCCCGCACGCTGTTTGAGCAGGCGCTGGCGCAGTTTGAGGGAACCGTGCTGGCCGTTGTCCACGACCGTTATTTTATTGACCGATTTGCGACGGATGTGTGGCGCGTGAGCAGGGCCACACCAGAAACGGCTTGA
- the tilS gene encoding tRNA lysidine(34) synthetase TilS, translating to MDVITAALRRFWRETAAAYPRWTPAARLVVGVSGGPDSTALWHALAHADLHPTAQLTVAYLDHGLRPAADAEANYVAALARDGGSRFYTERVDVPALARETGMTLEEAAREARYDFLARAAAAAGAAFVLVAHHADDQAETVLMHLLRGAGMAGLRGMLPAGPLPRCPQVTLLRPLLTVTRADVVAYCRHHHLHPLTDESNLDTQFYRNRLRHDLLPYLATFNPQVRDRLTQLAALMAADFELLRDLAAEQLARLRRRAGDGWLELDLARWQALPLALRRGVLRLAVSEICPMVRDVGFRALELARQAAETGVVGKMTTLPAGITLHVGYDTLMLRLDGAAPTPTLPQLTHVAPQWLTGAVSLAHGWMLAVERLAAVDVERVRANPDPWQAVVQLPPGASLWLRGRRPGERFQPLGLGGRSQSVKEAMIDRKMPASLRPHWPLVTTADHLVWIVGHQLDERARVRYADRPAWRLRCYRRPQDWFILGE from the coding sequence GTGGACGTGATTACGGCGGCCTTGCGCCGTTTTTGGCGGGAAACCGCCGCTGCCTATCCGCGCTGGACGCCGGCGGCGCGGCTGGTTGTGGGTGTGTCCGGCGGCCCGGATTCGACGGCCTTGTGGCACGCGCTGGCCCACGCCGACTTGCACCCCACCGCCCAGCTCACGGTGGCCTACCTGGACCACGGCCTGCGCCCGGCAGCCGACGCGGAGGCGAATTATGTGGCGGCGCTGGCGCGTGATGGTGGATCGCGATTTTATACGGAGCGCGTGGATGTGCCGGCATTGGCGCGGGAAACCGGCATGACGTTGGAAGAGGCCGCGCGGGAAGCGCGCTACGACTTCCTGGCGCGCGCGGCGGCGGCGGCAGGCGCGGCGTTTGTCCTCGTGGCGCACCACGCGGACGATCAGGCGGAAACGGTGCTGATGCACCTGCTGCGTGGGGCGGGCATGGCCGGGCTGCGCGGGATGCTGCCCGCCGGTCCGCTGCCTCGCTGCCCCCAGGTGACGCTGCTACGCCCCCTGCTCACGGTGACGCGCGCTGATGTGGTGGCTTATTGCCGGCATCACCACCTCCACCCCCTCACCGACGAATCCAACCTGGACACCCAGTTTTATCGCAACCGCCTGCGTCATGACCTGCTGCCCTATCTGGCGACATTCAACCCCCAGGTGCGCGACCGCCTTACCCAACTGGCAGCCCTGATGGCCGCCGATTTTGAGCTGCTGCGCGATCTGGCGGCGGAGCAGTTGGCGCGACTGCGGCGGCGGGCGGGGGATGGCTGGCTGGAATTGGACCTGGCGCGCTGGCAGGCGCTGCCGCTGGCGCTACGGCGGGGCGTGCTGCGCCTGGCCGTGAGCGAGATTTGCCCCATGGTGCGGGATGTGGGTTTTCGTGCGCTGGAGTTGGCGCGGCAGGCGGCGGAAACGGGTGTGGTGGGTAAGATGACGACGCTGCCTGCCGGCATCACGCTGCACGTGGGGTACGATACGTTGATGCTGCGCCTGGATGGAGCCGCGCCCACGCCCACGTTGCCGCAGTTGACGCACGTTGCCCCACAATGGCTGACGGGGGCGGTATCGCTGGCGCATGGTTGGATGCTGGCGGTGGAACGGCTGGCGGCGGTGGATGTGGAGCGTGTGCGCGCCAATCCCGATCCGTGGCAGGCGGTGGTGCAATTGCCGCCGGGGGCGTCACTGTGGCTGCGCGGGCGGCGGCCCGGCGAGCGTTTTCAGCCGTTGGGGTTGGGTGGGCGTTCGCAGTCGGTGAAGGAGGCGATGATTGATCGGAAAATGCCGGCATCCCTCCGCCCCCACTGGCCCCTTGTCACGACCGCCGATCACCTCGTCTGGATCGTCGGCCACCAGCTTGACGAACGCGCCCGCGTCCGGTATGCCGACCGCCCTGCCTGGCGGTTACGCTGCTATCGCCGTCCGCAAGATTGGTTCATTCTTGGAGAATGA
- a CDS encoding type II toxin-antitoxin system VapC family toxin — MAIKYLLDTNLVSEPVRKVPNQKVIKRLEAAAGELAIAATTWHELLFGVLRMDRSPRRTALEQYLLSIIQQEILILPYDADAATWFSQERARLSRQGLTPSYPDGQIAAVAAVNHLILVSRNQNDFAQFSGLQVENWFA, encoded by the coding sequence ATGGCCATAAAATATCTGCTGGATACAAACCTCGTTTCTGAACCTGTGCGGAAGGTACCGAACCAGAAAGTTATCAAGCGCCTCGAAGCAGCAGCGGGGGAGCTCGCTATTGCCGCGACTACCTGGCATGAACTGCTCTTTGGCGTACTTCGTATGGACAGGTCCCCGAGACGTACAGCCCTTGAGCAATATTTACTCAGTATCATTCAGCAGGAAATTCTGATACTGCCCTACGACGCTGACGCAGCTACCTGGTTTTCTCAGGAGCGCGCCCGTTTATCTCGGCAAGGTCTAACGCCATCTTACCCTGACGGGCAGATTGCGGCAGTAGCAGCAGTCAATCATTTAATCCTGGTATCACGAAATCAAAATGATTTTGCTCAGTTTTCTGGTTTACAGGTGGAAAACTGGTTTGCCTGA
- the uppS gene encoding di-trans,poly-cis-decaprenylcistransferase, which yields MNINILKSSAAVDEWLSQIETTWSNVPDLRRGPNEIKHLAVICDGNRRSAQNKGLAAQHGHRMGVEVIKGIAKACRHWRIQHATFWTFSTENWRRQGDQVNFLMSLAARYLRDEEAIAELISNETRFVHLGRKDRLSRTILSSIQRLEERTAAYDHYYFNLALDYGGVDEVGRAITSIAQAISRGELEPDALTRNPDLIFNFLDTAGQPLPDLVVRTGVHEGEIPHTSGFMPLQASYAGWCFLPDYFPDLTPQILAATIEDYYDAQMRFGT from the coding sequence GTGAATATCAATATCTTGAAATCTTCCGCCGCCGTGGATGAGTGGCTTAGCCAGATTGAAACAACCTGGAGCAATGTCCCAGACCTGCGTCGTGGACCAAACGAGATCAAACATCTGGCCGTCATCTGCGATGGCAATCGTCGTTCAGCGCAGAATAAAGGGCTGGCGGCGCAGCATGGCCATCGCATGGGCGTGGAGGTGATCAAGGGGATTGCGAAGGCATGCCGGCATTGGCGCATCCAACACGCCACCTTCTGGACATTCTCTACGGAAAACTGGCGGCGGCAAGGAGACCAGGTCAACTTCCTCATGAGCCTCGCCGCCCGCTACCTCCGCGACGAAGAAGCCATCGCCGAACTGATCAGCAACGAAACCCGCTTCGTCCATCTGGGGCGCAAAGACCGCCTCTCGCGTACCATCCTCTCCTCCATTCAGCGGCTGGAAGAACGCACCGCCGCCTACGACCATTATTACTTTAACCTGGCGTTGGATTATGGCGGCGTGGATGAGGTAGGGCGGGCCATTACCAGCATCGCGCAAGCGATCAGCCGCGGCGAACTGGAACCTGATGCCCTCACGCGCAATCCCGATCTGATTTTCAACTTCCTGGACACGGCGGGGCAGCCGTTGCCGGACCTCGTTGTGCGCACCGGCGTGCATGAAGGGGAGATTCCACACACAAGCGGCTTTATGCCCCTGCAAGCAAGCTACGCCGGTTGGTGTTTCCTCCCCGACTATTTCCCCGACCTGACGCCGCAAATCCTGGCGGCGACGATTGAAGATTATTACGACGCGCAGATGCGTTTTGGAACCTGA